One stretch of Vicia villosa cultivar HV-30 ecotype Madison, WI unplaced genomic scaffold, Vvil1.0 ctg.001947F_1_1, whole genome shotgun sequence DNA includes these proteins:
- the LOC131637211 gene encoding leucine-rich repeat receptor protein kinase EMS1-like, translating to MAFPFNILVLSYLVVFHSCYAIGDKNEHNPEKLSLLSFKGSLQNSHFLSSWHSATPHCNWVGVTCQLGRVTSLSLPSRYLKGNLSLSLSSLSFLTILNLEDNQFSGEIPGEFGRLFNLKTLRLGSNSFSGKIPPEFGVLTKLHTLDLSGNALVGEIPESFGNLTDLQFLDLSNNILSGSLPLTLFTGTVSLISVDISNNSFSGELPSEIGNWKNLTALYVGINKLSGTLPKEIGKLSKLEILYSPSCLIEGPLPEEMEKLKSLTKLDLSYNPLRCSIPKFIGKLKNLKILNLVFSELNGSVPSELGNCSNLTSVMLSFNSLSGSLPQELSELPIRTFSAEKNLLHGPLPAWLGKWTNVDSLLLSANRFSGVIPPELGNCSVMEHLSLSSNLLTGPIPEELCNAASLLEIDLDDNYLSGTIEKAFVNCKNLTQLVLMNNQIVGSIPKYLSELPLMVLDLDDNNFSGQIPSSLWNLSTLMEFSAANNHLEGSLPVEIGSAVILQRLVLSNNRLKGTIPKEIGSLQSLSVFNLNGNMLEGKIPIELGDCVSLTTLDLGNNQLNGSIPDKLVELSELQCLVLSHNNLSGSIPSKESSYFRQLTVPDLSFVQHLGVFDLSHNRLSGTIPDELGSCVVVVDLLLSNNMLTGSIPRSLSRLTNLTTLDLSGNLLSGSIPAELGDAATLQGLYLGHNQFSGTIPGSFGKLTGLVKLNLTGNMLIGSIPISFGNMKELTHLDLSYNVLSGELPSIMSGVQSLVGLYVQNNRLSGHVGELFSNSMTWRIETMNLSHNCFDGNLPWSLGNLSYLTILDLHQNQLSGEIPSDLGNLMQLEYFDVSVNQLSGKIPEKLCSLVNLNYLDLSQNRLEGPIPRTGVCQNLSKVRFAGNINLCGQMLGTNCEVKSISRYASFNAWRLGGIAITVILITLIFAFVLHRWISRKQNDPEELDDRKLNSFLDQNLYFLSSSKSKEPLSINVAMFEQPLLKLTLVDILKATDNFSKTNIIGDGGFGTVYRATLSNGRTVAVKKLSEAKTQGHREFMAEMETLGKVKHQNLVSLLGYCSMCEEKLLVYEYMVNGSLDLWLRNRTGGLEILDWNKRYKIATGAAKGLAFLHHGFIPHIIHRDVKASNILLNEDFEPKVADFGLARLISACETHISTDIAGTFGYIPPEYGQSGRSTTRGDVYSFGVILLELVTGKEPTGPDFKEIEGGNLVGWVGQKIKKGQAAVVLDPTVLDADSKQMMLQMLQIACVCLSDNPANRPTMFQVHKFLKGMKGDE from the coding sequence ATGGCTTTTCCTTTTAACATTCTTGTTCTCTCGTACCTTGTCGTGTTCCATTCATGTTACGCCATTGGAGACAAAAATGAACACAACCCAGAGAAACTTTCGTTGCTTTCTTTTAAAGGGTCTCTTCAAAATTCTCACTTTCTTTCTTCATGGCACTCTGCAACTCCTCACTGTAACTGGGTTGGTGTCACGTGTCAACTCGGACGAGTCACCTCGCTCTCTCTTCCTTCTCGTTACCTTAAAGGCAATCTCTCTTTGTCTCTTTCGTCTCTCTCCTTTCTTACTATCCTCAACCTTGAAGATAATCAGTTTTCCGGCGAAATCCCCGGTGAGTTTGGCCGGTTGTTTAACCTGAAAACTCTTAGACTCGGTTCCAACTCGTTCTCCGGGAAGATTCCACCGGAGTTTGGGGTTCTAACGAAGCTTCACACGCTTGACCTATCCGGTAATGCACTCGTCGGAGAAATACCGGAGAGTTTCGGGAACTTGACCGACCTTCAGTTTCTGGACCTTAGTAACAACATTCTCTCAGGTTCTCTTCCGTTAACTCTTTTCACCGGAACAGTTTCTTTGATTTCTGTTGATATTTCGAACAACTCGTTTTCCGGCGAACTTCCGTCGGAAATCGGAAACTGGAAGAATCTCACTGCACTTTACGTTGGGATAAACAAATTGTCTGGTACATTGCCTAAGGAGATTGGAAAGCTTTCGAAGCTTGAAATTTTGTATTCACCTTCTTGTTTGATCGAAGGTCCATTACCTGAAGAAATGGAGAAGCTGAAATCGTTGACTAAACTTGACCTTTCTTATAACCCTTTGAGATGTTCAATCCCAAAGTTTATTGGGAAGttgaaaaatttgaaaattttgaaccTTGTCTTTTCTGAGCTTAATGGGTCAGTTCCATCAGAGCTTGGGAACTGTTCAAATTTAACTTCTGTGATGCTTTCTTTCAATTCACTTTCTGGTTCATTGCCTCAAGAGCTTTCTGAGCTTCCAATAAGAACTTTCTCAGCCGAGAAGAATCTTCTCCATGGTCCTTTGCCTGCTTGGCTTGGGAAGTGGACTAATGTTGATTCTCTTTTGCTTTCGGCTAACCGGTTTTCGGGTGTGATTCCGCCCGAGCTTGGGAATTGTTCTGTAATGGAGCATCTCAGTTTGAGTAGTAACTTGTTGACTGGTCCTATACCTGAGGAGCTTTGTAATGCTGCTTCACTTTTGgagattgatcttgatgataattaTCTTAGTGGAACAATTGAGAAGGCTTTTGTTAATTGTAAGAACCTTACTCAGTTGGTTTTGATGAATAATCAGATTGTTGGTTCAATTCCGAAGTACCTTTCCGAGCTTCCGTTGATGGTGTTGGACTTGGACGACAACAATTTCAGTGGACAGATACCCTCTAGTTTGTGGAATTTATCGACTTTGATGGAGTTTTCCGCCGCGAATAACCACTTGGAAGGTTCTCTTCCTGTGGAGATTGGGAGTGCGGTTATTCTACAAAGGCTTGTTCTTAGCAATAACCGTCTCAAAGGTACTATTCCGAAGGAAATTGGAAGTCTTCAAAGTCTTTCAGTTTTTAATTTGAATGGAAACATGCTTGAAGGAAAAATTCCTATCGAGCTTGGCGATTGCGTTTCACTCACTACCTTGGACCTTGGAAACAATCAACTCAACGGCTCTATTCCTGACAAATTAGTGGAACTAAGTGAATTACAGTGCCTAGTTCTTTCTCACAATAATCTCTCAGGGTCTATTCCTTCCAAGGAATCTTCGTATTTTCGACAACTTACAGTCCCTGATTTGAGCTTTGTTCAACATCTTGGCGTGTTTGATCTTTCTCACAATAGATTGTCTGGCACCATACCTGATGAATTGGGAAGCTGTGTAGTAGTTGTGGATCTATTGCTTAGCAACAACATGCTTACCGGGAGCATTCCGAGATCACTCTCGCGTTTGACGAATCTAACAACTTTGGATTTGTCTGGAAACTTGTTGTCCGGTTCCATTCCAGCAGAGCTTGGAGATGCTGCCACACTCCAAGGTTTATATTTGGGACATAATCAATTCTCGGGTACAATCCCTGGTAGTTTCGGAAAGTTGACTGGTTTGGTGAAGCTGAATTTGACAGGAAATATGTTGATTGGTTCAATTCCAATTAGTTTTGGGAATATGAAGGAGTTGACTCACTTGGACTTGAGCTATAACGTGCTCAGTGGCGAGCTTCCGTCAATCATGTCAGGCGTGCAAAGCCTTGTCGGTCTTTATGTGCAGAATAACAGGCTTTCAGGCCATGTCGGGGAGCTTTTCTCAAACTCCATGACATGGAGGATTGAAACAATGAATTTAAGTCACAACTGCTTCGATGGAAACTTGCCGTGGTCTTTGGGAAATCTTTCCTATTTGACGATTTTAGATCTTCATCAAAATCAGTTGTCTGGCGAGATTCCTTCCGACCTTGGGAATCTAATGCAACTCgagtattttgatgtttcagTTAATCAATTATCTGGAAAGATTCCAGAGAAGCTATGTAGCTTAGTAAATTTGAATTACCTAGATCTGTCTCAAAACAGATTGGAAGGGCCTATTCCAAGAACCGGTGTTTGCCAAAACCTTTCGAAGGTTAGATTTGCAGGAAACATAAACCTCTGTGGCCAAATGTTGGGTACAAATTGTGAGGTCAAAAGCATCAGTAGATATGCATCGTTTAATGCATGGAGGCTTGGTGGAATCGCCATTACGGTTATATTAATAACCTTGATCTTTGCTTTTGTTTTGCATAGATGGATTAGCAGGAAGCAAAATGATCCTGAGGAACTCGACGATCGCAAACTGAATAGTTTTTTGGATCAAAATCTTTACTTCTTGAGCAGTAGCAAATCAAAGGAACCTTTGAGTATCAATGTAGCAATGTTTGAGCAGCCTCTTTTGAAATTAACTTTGGTCGATATCCTCAAAGCTACCGATAATTTCAGCAAGACAAACATAATCGGAGACGGAGGGTTCGGAACTGTGTATAGAGCTACTTTATCAAATGGAAGAACAGTTGCTGTGAAGAAGCTTAGTGAAGCTAAAACGCAAGGTCATCGCGAGTTCATGGCTGAAATGGAAACCTTAGGAAAGGTAAAGCATCAAAACCTAGTTTCATTGCTTGGATATTGCTCAATGTGTGAGGAAAAACTCCTTGTTTATGAATACATGGTAAATGGAAGCTTAGACCTTTGGTTGAGAAATAGAACCGGGGGACTCGAGATCCTTGATTGGAACAAACGTTACAAAATTGCAACTGGTGCTGCAAAAGGATTGGCTTTCCTTCATCATGGTTTTATACCTCACATCATTCACAGAGATGTGAAAGCTAGTAACATTTTACTGAATGAAGATTTTGAGCCAAAAGTCGCTGATTTCGGACTCGCAAGATTGATCAGTGCTTGTGAAACTCATATCTCTACCGATATTGCTGGAACATTCGGTTACATTCCACCAGAGTATGGACAGAGTGGAAGATCAACAACAAGAGGCGATGTCTACAGTTTCGGTGTCATTTTGCTCGAACTTGTGACCGGGAAAGAGCCGACAGGACCAGATTTCAAAGAGATTGAAGGTGGAAACTTGGTTGGATGGGTTGGTCAGAAGATCAAGAAGGGTCAGGCAGCTGTTGTTCTTGATCCGACAGTTCTCGACGCGGATTCGAAGCAGATGATGCTTCAAATGCTGCAGATTGCTTGTGTTTGTCTCTCGGATAATCCGGCAAACAGGCCTACCATGTTTCAAGTGCACAAATTCTTGAAGGGAATGAAAGGAGATGAATGA